One genomic segment of Methanothermobacter wolfeii includes these proteins:
- a CDS encoding heavy metal translocating P-type ATPase — MKISIRIGGMGCAACAAKIEEALRRIEGVHGAAVNLVEGKVSVEYDPEKVKLKEIEAAVEDAGYRVLNDRITLRIGGMSCAMCARKIESELKGIEGISSATVNLAAERAYISYNPSLTSPGRFREVIEGLGYHVLDSDEDKLEEDLSPRKRRIIAGFGVSIPLMAIMYLHIPLPVPEDIFMLLVSLAPFIYVSEPIFRGAMRSLRAGTLDMDVMYSMGIGVAFLSSLLGTAGILPSEFMFYETALMLASFLTLGRYLEARAKGKTSEAVRRLMELQPDTATLIRDGEEVEVRADEINTGDLVIVRPGDRIPADGRVLEGTSYVDESMITGETLPVLKERDSEVIAGTINTDGVLKFRVERTGSETFLAGIIRLVDEAQASKPEIQRIADRAVSYFIPAVLLVAASASIFWYFIMDAGLLFSVTVLVSVLVVACPCALGLATPTAVTAGIGRGAELGILIKKGEALEVSERVSVVLFDKTGTLTEGKPEVTEIIGEDSLVLAAALERKSRHPIAEAITRMASLEGLEVPEVEEFRSIPGMGLTGKVRSTGPDGTGSCLVLAGNRALMRDFNVPLDPLMDKIDELESGGRTVVMVAADGALRGLIAVSDTIKPGSYLAVRELGRMGVDTVMVTGDNRKTAEAVAGEIGIHNVISEVLPGDKADIVSEFRRKGEGVAFVGDGINDAPALAAADLGLAIGSGTDVAREAGEVVLVGDDPLDAAAALQLASRVMSRIKQNLFWAFAYNTMLIPLAAGLLHPLGLVFRPEYAGLAMALSSVTVVSLSLMLRRYTPHARMLKLELEEDIK; from the coding sequence ATGAAGATTAGTATCAGAATCGGGGGAATGGGCTGCGCCGCATGCGCTGCAAAGATCGAGGAAGCCCTGAGGAGAATTGAGGGCGTCCATGGGGCAGCGGTGAACCTTGTGGAGGGGAAGGTCTCGGTTGAATACGACCCGGAAAAGGTGAAACTTAAAGAAATAGAGGCCGCAGTTGAGGATGCAGGGTACAGGGTCCTCAATGACAGGATCACCCTGAGGATCGGTGGCATGAGCTGCGCCATGTGCGCCCGGAAGATAGAATCAGAACTTAAAGGGATCGAGGGGATAAGCAGCGCGACCGTTAACCTTGCAGCTGAAAGGGCCTACATAAGCTACAACCCATCCCTGACATCCCCTGGGAGGTTCAGGGAGGTCATTGAGGGACTCGGTTACCATGTCCTCGACTCTGATGAGGACAAACTCGAGGAGGACCTCTCACCAAGGAAGAGGAGGATAATAGCAGGGTTCGGAGTCTCAATACCCCTGATGGCCATCATGTACCTCCACATCCCCCTGCCGGTCCCTGAGGACATTTTCATGCTACTTGTTTCTCTGGCCCCATTCATCTATGTCTCTGAACCAATATTCAGGGGGGCCATGAGGTCTCTGAGGGCAGGGACCCTTGACATGGATGTAATGTACTCCATGGGTATAGGTGTTGCCTTCCTATCCAGCCTCCTTGGAACAGCAGGCATACTCCCATCAGAGTTCATGTTCTATGAGACAGCCCTGATGCTGGCATCCTTCCTCACCCTTGGAAGATACCTTGAGGCAAGGGCCAAGGGTAAGACATCAGAGGCTGTAAGGAGGCTTATGGAGTTACAGCCAGACACCGCCACCCTTATAAGGGATGGGGAGGAGGTTGAGGTCAGGGCCGATGAGATAAATACAGGTGATCTTGTAATTGTAAGACCCGGGGACAGGATACCCGCAGATGGCAGGGTCCTTGAGGGAACATCATACGTTGATGAATCAATGATAACCGGAGAAACACTCCCCGTCCTCAAGGAGAGGGACTCCGAGGTCATAGCAGGCACCATCAACACAGATGGTGTTCTTAAATTCAGGGTTGAACGCACAGGTTCAGAAACCTTCCTTGCAGGGATAATAAGGCTTGTTGATGAGGCCCAGGCATCAAAGCCAGAGATCCAGAGGATAGCTGACAGGGCGGTCTCATATTTCATCCCTGCAGTGCTCCTGGTTGCAGCATCAGCCTCAATCTTCTGGTACTTCATCATGGACGCGGGCCTGCTCTTCTCGGTGACCGTGCTTGTCTCGGTCCTCGTGGTCGCCTGTCCATGCGCCCTTGGCCTTGCAACACCAACGGCGGTCACCGCAGGTATAGGGAGAGGAGCCGAACTCGGCATACTCATAAAGAAGGGTGAGGCACTTGAAGTCTCCGAAAGAGTATCGGTGGTGCTTTTTGATAAAACAGGGACACTCACAGAGGGAAAACCAGAGGTCACTGAGATTATAGGTGAGGATTCACTTGTACTGGCCGCAGCCCTTGAAAGGAAGTCAAGGCACCCCATAGCAGAGGCCATAACCAGGATGGCTTCCCTTGAGGGCCTGGAAGTCCCTGAAGTGGAGGAATTCAGGAGCATCCCAGGCATGGGCCTTACAGGTAAAGTCAGATCCACGGGACCGGATGGGACAGGGTCATGCCTGGTACTTGCAGGTAACAGGGCCCTCATGAGGGATTTCAACGTACCCCTGGACCCCCTCATGGATAAAATTGATGAACTGGAGTCAGGGGGAAGGACGGTGGTGATGGTCGCCGCCGACGGAGCCCTTAGGGGACTTATAGCTGTATCTGACACTATAAAGCCAGGTTCATATCTGGCTGTCCGTGAACTGGGAAGGATGGGTGTTGATACTGTTATGGTTACGGGTGACAACCGTAAAACCGCCGAAGCCGTTGCAGGGGAAATAGGAATCCACAATGTAATCTCGGAGGTCCTTCCAGGGGATAAGGCCGATATTGTTTCAGAATTCAGGAGGAAGGGGGAGGGGGTGGCCTTTGTTGGCGATGGTATAAATGATGCTCCGGCCCTTGCAGCTGCAGACCTGGGCCTGGCCATCGGAAGCGGCACTGATGTTGCAAGGGAGGCCGGGGAAGTTGTACTTGTGGGTGATGATCCACTGGACGCCGCAGCAGCCCTTCAGCTCGCATCAAGGGTCATGTCACGGATAAAACAGAACCTTTTCTGGGCCTTCGCCTACAACACCATGCTCATCCCGCTGGCGGCGGGTCTGCTCCACCCACTGGGCCTGGTCTTCAGGCCTGAATATGCAGGCCTTGCAATGGCACTGAGTTCAGTCACCGTGGTGTCACTCTCCCTCATGCTGCGCAGGTACACACCCCATGCACGGATGCTGAAGCTGGAGTTAGAGGAAGACATCAAGTGA